From one Synechocystis sp. PCC 6803 substr. PCC-P genomic stretch:
- a CDS encoding GNAT family N-acetyltransferase: MQNISQPKIGNFRPKVAKVNTIHLRPYRPSDLNNIIQIFTEAVHQLGIKYYSPAQLSAWAPSEPDLQRWGDRLESMVVLVAEQGETIIGFIGYNGAGLVDLLFVHPAFTRLGIATILMQAVEQLAIADGVRELETKASMVARPFFESRGFVVIAEETVTIGGENLRRFAMGKTIEPTH, translated from the coding sequence TTGCAAAATATTTCTCAGCCAAAGATTGGCAACTTTCGTCCCAAGGTAGCCAAAGTGAACACCATCCATCTACGCCCATATCGTCCCTCGGATTTAAACAATATCATTCAAATTTTCACTGAAGCTGTCCATCAGTTAGGTATTAAATATTATTCCCCAGCCCAACTAAGTGCTTGGGCCCCATCCGAACCAGACTTACAGCGGTGGGGCGATCGCCTGGAATCCATGGTGGTGTTGGTGGCTGAGCAAGGAGAAACCATCATTGGCTTTATTGGCTACAATGGCGCTGGATTGGTGGACCTGCTTTTTGTCCATCCAGCCTTTACCCGCCTGGGCATTGCCACCATATTGATGCAAGCAGTAGAGCAGTTGGCCATCGCTGACGGGGTAAGGGAACTTGAGACTAAAGCAAGTATGGTAGCCCGGCCCTTTTTCGAGTCCAGGGGCTTTGTGGTCATAGCGGAAGAAACCGTTACCATAGGGGGAGAAAATTTACGTCGATTTGCCATGGGTAAAACCATTGAACCAACTCATTAG
- a CDS encoding DUF2288 domain-containing protein — translation MTDIQKQLQEELAPMDWGTIIPHAKRDAVIVVDSSLDLLSVGLAIAKDEVNQVNHWISELLIHKPTEKELTDWNDDPEREFQTLIVQPYVLVQPG, via the coding sequence ATGACCGATATTCAAAAACAGTTACAAGAAGAACTAGCCCCCATGGATTGGGGCACCATTATTCCCCACGCCAAACGGGATGCGGTGATTGTGGTGGATAGTAGTTTAGATTTGCTCTCCGTTGGTCTGGCGATCGCCAAGGATGAAGTTAACCAAGTCAACCATTGGATTAGCGAATTATTGATCCATAAGCCCACGGAGAAGGAATTGACCGATTGGAACGATGATCCAGAACGGGAATTTCAAACCCTGATTGTGCAACCCTATGTGTTAGTACAACCCGGTTGA
- the hrcA gene encoding heat-inducible transcriptional repressor HrcA has protein sequence MVKPLRLNDRHQQILRATVQHYIATAEPVGSHTLAQEYQFAVSSATIRNALGQLEKAGLLYQPHVSAGRVPSDSGYRIYVDNLLTWSDRQSRTVKQRLENEINGDNWHFEALIQRMGQILAGLSGYIALITFPQTETVQLRHLQLMLLPSHQILIILVTDSYHTHSATLDLPAAMEAKEEGELEQELAIFSNFLNAQLRGKNLSELSHLNWQELDQKFSIYADFLKGLQQQIKPLLQRRMAGPLVVHGVSKVIQQPEFSQLEQVQMLLSLLEQEQDKLFSLLFDPDNYGDNLANLGQEMNLLTGETMPKTRPVVTIRIGAENPLESMHPCTLVSAIYRQQEIPMGSVSILGPTRMVYQQTIPLVEQAAECLSEALSKN, from the coding sequence ATGGTGAAGCCCCTCCGCTTAAACGATCGCCATCAGCAAATTCTCCGCGCCACCGTCCAGCACTACATCGCCACCGCCGAGCCTGTGGGCTCCCATACCCTGGCCCAGGAATATCAATTTGCTGTCAGTTCCGCCACCATTCGCAATGCCCTCGGCCAACTAGAAAAAGCGGGTTTACTCTACCAACCCCATGTCTCCGCCGGGCGGGTTCCCTCCGATTCCGGTTACCGCATTTATGTTGATAATCTTTTGACCTGGAGCGATCGCCAGAGCCGCACGGTTAAACAACGACTGGAAAACGAAATTAATGGTGATAATTGGCATTTTGAAGCCCTGATCCAGAGAATGGGGCAAATTTTGGCAGGCTTGAGCGGTTATATCGCCCTGATTACTTTTCCCCAAACGGAAACGGTGCAATTGCGGCATTTACAGTTAATGCTGTTACCGTCCCATCAGATATTAATTATTCTGGTGACCGACAGCTATCACACCCATTCCGCTACCCTAGATTTACCCGCTGCCATGGAAGCAAAGGAAGAGGGAGAATTGGAACAGGAATTGGCAATTTTCTCCAACTTTCTCAATGCCCAATTGCGGGGAAAAAACCTTTCTGAGTTGAGCCATTTAAATTGGCAAGAGCTAGACCAAAAATTTAGTATCTATGCCGATTTTCTCAAAGGCTTACAACAACAAATCAAGCCCCTCCTGCAACGGCGCATGGCGGGCCCCTTAGTGGTTCATGGGGTTTCTAAGGTAATCCAACAACCAGAGTTTTCCCAGTTGGAACAGGTACAAATGCTGTTGTCTTTGTTAGAACAGGAACAGGATAAATTATTTTCCCTGCTGTTCGACCCCGATAACTATGGAGATAATCTGGCTAACTTGGGTCAGGAAATGAATTTGCTAACCGGGGAAACTATGCCTAAAACCCGCCCAGTGGTGACCATCCGCATTGGCGCAGAAAACCCGCTGGAATCCATGCATCCTTGCACGTTGGTGTCCGCCATTTATCGCCAACAAGAGATTCCCATGGGAAGTGTGAGCATTTTGGGACCTACCCGCATGGTGTATCAACAAACCATTCCCTTGGTAGAACAGGCCGCTGAATGTTTATCGGAAGCATTGAGCAAAAATTAA
- a CDS encoding shikimate kinase, whose protein sequence is MAQDLIKEQLQGVNLFLIGMMGSGKSTVGPLLAEQLGYRFFDADVLIERVAGKAIADIFAEDGEDTFRDLETEVLGHLAAQTRSVIATGGGVVLRRQNWSYLHHGLVIWLDGSLELLLARLQGDEARPLLQVENLEERLGNLLAQRQPLYAQADLRFPLQADQDPLAIAGELLATIPGLLKPQCSAEQN, encoded by the coding sequence ATGGCCCAGGATCTAATCAAAGAACAATTACAAGGCGTTAACCTGTTTCTGATCGGCATGATGGGCAGTGGTAAATCCACCGTCGGGCCGTTGTTGGCAGAACAGTTGGGGTACCGTTTTTTCGATGCGGATGTGTTGATTGAGCGGGTGGCTGGCAAGGCGATCGCCGACATTTTTGCGGAGGATGGGGAAGATACTTTTCGGGATTTGGAGACGGAAGTGTTGGGACATCTGGCGGCCCAAACCAGAAGCGTCATTGCCACCGGGGGCGGAGTGGTGCTCCGACGACAAAATTGGAGTTATCTACACCATGGCCTGGTCATTTGGCTTGATGGTTCCCTGGAATTACTTTTGGCCAGGCTCCAGGGAGATGAAGCAAGACCCCTGCTCCAGGTGGAAAATCTGGAAGAACGGTTAGGAAATTTATTGGCCCAACGGCAACCCCTCTACGCCCAGGCGGATCTCCGGTTTCCCCTGCAGGCAGACCAAGATCCTCTGGCGATCGCCGGAGAATTACTGGCCACTATTCCAGGACTGCTTAAACCCCAATGCAGTGCCGAACAAAATTGA
- a CDS encoding transaldolase — MGKNLLEQLRQFTVVVADTGDIQAIETFTPRDSTTNPSLITAAAQMPQYQEIVDSTLLKAKDEAGENASIKDIVRLAFDRLAVAFGLKILQIIPGRVSTEVDARLSYDTEATIAKARYLIGEYAKAGIDKKRILIKIASTWEGIKAAEVLEQEGIHCNLTLLFGLHQAIACAEAKVTLISPFVGRILDWYKKSTGKEYDSHEDPGVQSVTTIYNYYKRFGYKTEVMGASFRNIGEIIELAGCDLLTISPQLLDQLRNTEGDLPRKLDPATVPQDIEKIVMDKATFDKMHAEDPMASEKLAEGIAGFTKALEVLEHLLEERLKVLDGQEHIKHGAEEIFHAYDLDGDGFITREEWAGTDVVFDALDRDHDGKITAAEMSAGLGAAFRLASVG, encoded by the coding sequence ATGGGTAAGAATCTCCTCGAACAACTGCGCCAATTTACAGTGGTGGTGGCCGACACCGGCGACATCCAAGCCATTGAAACCTTTACCCCCAGGGATTCCACCACTAATCCTTCTTTGATTACGGCGGCGGCCCAGATGCCCCAGTACCAGGAAATTGTGGACAGCACCCTGCTCAAAGCTAAGGACGAAGCTGGGGAAAATGCATCTATTAAAGACATTGTCCGATTGGCCTTTGACCGTTTGGCGGTGGCTTTTGGCCTCAAAATTCTGCAAATTATCCCCGGCCGGGTTTCTACGGAAGTTGATGCCCGCCTTTCCTACGACACGGAAGCCACCATTGCCAAAGCTCGCTACCTAATTGGGGAATATGCCAAAGCTGGCATTGATAAAAAACGCATTCTGATCAAAATTGCTTCCACTTGGGAGGGTATTAAGGCTGCAGAAGTATTGGAACAAGAAGGTATTCACTGTAACCTTACTCTACTATTCGGTCTCCACCAGGCGATCGCCTGTGCCGAAGCCAAAGTCACCCTAATTTCCCCCTTTGTGGGACGCATTTTGGATTGGTACAAAAAAAGTACTGGCAAGGAATATGACAGCCACGAAGACCCAGGGGTACAGTCTGTTACAACCATTTACAACTACTACAAACGCTTTGGTTACAAAACTGAAGTGATGGGAGCCAGCTTCCGTAACATTGGCGAAATCATCGAACTGGCCGGCTGTGACCTGTTGACCATTTCCCCCCAACTGTTGGATCAACTGCGGAACACCGAAGGGGATTTACCTCGCAAACTCGACCCCGCCACGGTGCCCCAGGACATTGAAAAAATTGTTATGGACAAGGCCACCTTCGACAAAATGCATGCCGAAGATCCGATGGCCTCGGAAAAACTGGCCGAAGGCATTGCCGGTTTCACCAAGGCTCTGGAGGTGTTGGAACATTTATTGGAAGAAAGGTTAAAAGTTCTCGATGGCCAAGAGCACATCAAACATGGGGCAGAGGAAATTTTCCATGCCTATGATCTAGATGGGGACGGTTTTATTACCAGGGAGGAATGGGCCGGCACCGATGTGGTTTTTGATGCCCTAGACCGGGACCATGATGGCAAAATCACCGCCGCTGAAATGTCCGCTGGGTTGGGAGCCGCTTTCCGTTTAGCCTCTGTTGGTTAG
- a CDS encoding tetratricopeptide repeat protein, translated as MASPHPFPWPQRFTVMALTFAWGLSLPVLAQTKSAVQWYNDGVDKLAAQNFSGAIADFTESIKLNDQDADAYYNRGYAKHVLGQYQAAITDYNQAISLNPEFAYALGNRCYAYFLLSQYDKAIQDCSNAIEINPNYADFYVYRGNSQSQLGNETTAIADYNDAIRINAQHANAYYNRALTHNRLKQDQQALADYNQSIQLDPDSAEAYFNRGLTQYRLGDEPKAIADLTKAAELFNAQEKKDMAQKAEAILTQIRAIDA; from the coding sequence ATGGCATCCCCCCATCCTTTTCCCTGGCCCCAACGCTTCACCGTCATGGCTTTAACCTTTGCCTGGGGCTTGAGCTTGCCCGTGTTGGCCCAAACTAAGTCAGCGGTGCAATGGTACAACGATGGGGTGGACAAACTAGCGGCGCAAAATTTCTCCGGGGCGATCGCCGATTTTACCGAATCCATCAAACTCAATGACCAGGACGCCGATGCCTATTACAACCGGGGCTATGCCAAGCACGTTTTGGGGCAATACCAGGCGGCCATTACGGACTACAACCAGGCCATTAGTTTAAATCCTGAATTTGCCTATGCCCTGGGTAACCGTTGTTATGCTTATTTTTTACTGAGTCAGTACGACAAAGCCATTCAAGATTGCAGCAATGCCATCGAAATTAATCCCAACTATGCGGACTTTTATGTTTATCGGGGTAACTCCCAGTCCCAATTAGGCAATGAAACTACGGCGATCGCCGACTATAACGATGCCATTCGCATTAATGCCCAACATGCCAATGCCTATTACAACCGGGCGTTGACCCATAATCGTCTCAAGCAAGACCAACAAGCCTTAGCGGATTATAACCAAAGCATTCAGTTGGATCCCGACTCCGCTGAAGCCTATTTCAATCGAGGGTTAACCCAATATCGTCTGGGAGATGAACCCAAGGCGATCGCCGATTTAACCAAGGCCGCCGAATTATTCAACGCCCAAGAGAAAAAGGACATGGCCCAAAAAGCGGAAGCTATCCTGACCCAAATCCGGGCCATTGATGCTTAG
- a CDS encoding ArsA family ATPase: MALVLTFLGKGGVGRTTVAIAAAKKLAQAGQRVLVLGQDPSLAWQWGITLSETAQGVEANVDGLLLSSTHLLERGWEKLKEVEAQYLRSPALKNIYGEELGVLPGMDEVLVLNALREYELSGRYDVLIYDGPGNLSTLRMLGIPEIASWYWRRFQKVLADSEVVQTLSPFVQPVASAVLSVNWSPDQMLNHPDGPQNLLQQGKAAIADPNRFAAYLVTSTDSLAQKAAQSYWGGAQQVGVTVKGVIQTPLGNGSLDANLFDPLLIAALPSYNQGNWQPLMDALPNPQAMGSAPRPLEIDVNARQVKVFLPGFDKRQVKLTQSGPELTIEAGDQRRNIDLPGNLRGKGVTGAKFQGGYLIVSF, encoded by the coding sequence GTGGCGTTAGTTCTGACTTTTTTAGGGAAAGGCGGTGTTGGCCGCACCACGGTGGCGATCGCCGCGGCTAAAAAACTGGCCCAAGCGGGTCAGAGGGTACTGGTGCTGGGGCAGGATCCTAGTTTGGCCTGGCAATGGGGCATAACTCTGTCGGAAACGGCCCAGGGGGTGGAGGCGAACGTTGATGGTTTACTACTTAGTTCCACCCATCTGCTGGAAAGAGGCTGGGAAAAGCTCAAGGAAGTGGAAGCCCAGTATCTGCGATCGCCGGCGCTGAAAAATATCTATGGGGAAGAATTAGGAGTTCTGCCGGGCATGGACGAAGTGTTGGTGCTCAATGCCCTGCGGGAATACGAACTCAGTGGTCGCTATGACGTGCTGATTTACGACGGCCCCGGTAACCTCTCCACTCTGAGAATGTTGGGCATTCCCGAAATTGCCAGTTGGTATTGGCGGCGTTTCCAGAAAGTATTGGCGGATTCGGAAGTGGTGCAGACCCTTTCCCCCTTTGTGCAACCCGTGGCCAGTGCGGTGCTGAGTGTGAACTGGAGTCCAGACCAAATGCTCAACCATCCCGATGGCCCCCAAAATTTATTGCAACAAGGTAAAGCGGCGATCGCCGACCCCAATCGGTTTGCCGCCTATTTGGTTACTAGCACTGATTCCCTGGCGCAAAAAGCAGCCCAGAGCTATTGGGGTGGGGCCCAGCAAGTCGGAGTAACAGTAAAGGGCGTGATTCAAACTCCCTTGGGTAATGGCAGTTTAGATGCAAATTTATTTGATCCGTTGCTCATTGCGGCTCTACCAAGTTACAACCAAGGTAACTGGCAACCCCTGATGGATGCGCTCCCTAATCCCCAGGCCATGGGGTCGGCTCCCCGACCATTGGAAATTGACGTTAACGCCCGCCAGGTGAAGGTATTTTTGCCCGGTTTTGATAAACGTCAGGTGAAATTAACCCAGTCCGGGCCGGAGTTAACCATTGAAGCGGGGGATCAGCGGCGCAACATTGACTTACCGGGGAATCTACGGGGTAAGGGAGTGACGGGAGCCAAATTCCAAGGAGGATATTTAATTGTTAGTTTTTAG
- a CDS encoding DUF2862 domain-containing protein, with amino-acid sequence MTIEIGQKVKVYRLRDRVSPDVVGKLGKVGVVKDFKMTDGSGIGAVVSFDDRTATWFFEDELKAI; translated from the coding sequence ATGACGATTGAAATAGGTCAAAAAGTTAAGGTTTACCGTCTGCGGGACCGGGTTTCCCCCGATGTGGTGGGTAAACTAGGTAAAGTCGGTGTTGTTAAGGATTTTAAAATGACCGATGGCAGTGGCATTGGAGCGGTGGTTTCCTTTGATGACCGCACCGCCACCTGGTTTTTTGAGGATGAGCTCAAAGCGATTTAA
- the hemJ gene encoding protoporphyrinogen oxidase HemJ, translated as MPKREYFSLPCPLSTFTMAYYWFKAFHLIGIVVWFAGLFYLVRLFVYHAEADQEPEPAKTILKKQYELMEKRLYNIITTPGMVVTVAMAIGLIFTEPEILKSGWLHIKLTFVALLLLYHFYCGRVMKKLAQGESQWSGQQFRALNEAPTILLVVIVLLAVFKNNLPLDATTWLIVALVIAMAASIQLYAKKRRRDQALLTEQQKAASAQN; from the coding sequence ATGCCCAAGCGCGAGTATTTCTCCCTCCCTTGTCCACTGTCAACGTTTACCATGGCCTACTACTGGTTTAAAGCCTTCCACTTGATTGGCATTGTTGTTTGGTTTGCTGGATTATTTTATTTAGTGCGTCTTTTTGTCTATCACGCCGAGGCAGACCAGGAGCCGGAACCAGCTAAAACTATCCTCAAAAAACAGTATGAGTTGATGGAAAAGCGGCTTTACAACATCATCACTACCCCCGGCATGGTAGTTACGGTGGCTATGGCGATCGGTCTCATTTTCACAGAACCCGAAATTCTCAAATCCGGCTGGCTCCACATCAAACTCACCTTTGTGGCGTTACTGTTGCTTTACCATTTCTATTGTGGTCGGGTGATGAAAAAGCTAGCCCAGGGGGAATCCCAATGGAGTGGGCAACAGTTCCGGGCTTTAAATGAGGCACCGACTATTTTGCTCGTGGTGATTGTCCTACTGGCGGTGTTTAAGAATAATTTGCCCCTGGATGCGACCACTTGGTTAATTGTAGCTTTGGTTATTGCCATGGCTGCTTCGATTCAACTCTACGCTAAAAAACGTCGCCGGGACCAAGCACTATTAACGGAACAGCAAAAAGCGGCTTCTGCTCAGAATTAG
- the cysH gene encoding phosphoadenosine phosphosulfate reductase, whose product MSHTLTKLDLPTLQTELENATAQQIITWAAQTFGPGLVMSTSFGIQAAVMLHLVTSIVPNIPVIWIDTGYLPLETYQFADQLTGRLQLNLKVYQSPLSPARMEALYGKLWQQKDVESLNRYDQIRKVEPMQRALKELEAIAWLTGLRRDQTRHRQNLKPVDLQGNQYKVLPILDWNSKMVYEYLTAHDLPYHPFFDQGYVSVGDWHSSRPLMAHDEDERDTRFHGLKQECGLHLPLSPEAGQSLDSSAL is encoded by the coding sequence ATGTCCCATACTCTGACTAAGCTCGATCTACCCACCTTACAAACGGAGCTGGAAAATGCCACCGCCCAACAGATCATTACCTGGGCGGCCCAAACCTTTGGCCCTGGCTTGGTGATGAGTACTAGTTTTGGCATTCAGGCGGCGGTGATGCTCCATTTAGTGACTAGCATTGTGCCCAATATTCCTGTTATCTGGATTGACACGGGCTATTTACCGCTGGAAACCTATCAATTTGCGGATCAGTTGACCGGACGGCTACAGCTAAATTTAAAGGTTTACCAATCTCCCCTCAGCCCAGCTCGCATGGAAGCTCTGTACGGCAAGCTCTGGCAACAAAAAGACGTGGAATCCCTCAACCGTTATGATCAAATCCGCAAAGTTGAACCGATGCAGAGGGCATTAAAAGAACTAGAGGCGATCGCCTGGTTGACGGGGTTAAGGAGGGATCAAACTCGGCACCGCCAGAATTTGAAACCAGTGGATCTCCAGGGTAATCAGTATAAAGTTCTCCCCATTTTGGACTGGAATTCTAAGATGGTTTACGAATATCTCACCGCCCACGATTTACCCTACCATCCGTTTTTTGACCAGGGTTACGTCTCTGTGGGGGATTGGCATTCTAGCCGGCCCCTGATGGCCCACGATGAAGATGAAAGGGATACCCGTTTCCACGGCCTCAAACAGGAATGTGGTTTACATTTACCCCTGTCCCCGGAAGCTGGCCAGAGTTTGGATTCCAGTGCTTTGTAG
- the msrA gene encoding peptide-methionine (S)-S-oxide reductase MsrA, which translates to MGLAIAVGSFLISPFSKVIPDPVVDINPVSTTARGTEKAVFAGGCFWGLEAMFEEVRGVKDVQTGYSGGTEATANYARVSGGGTDHAESIEIVYDPAQVSYGELLKIFFSVGHDPTQVNRQGVDQGRQYRSAIFATTPEQKQVAQAYIDQLEESQAFDQAIATEVNDFDAFYPAEDYHQDFVQRNPAHPYVLVHDLPKLRKFRQQYSDKLKAQS; encoded by the coding sequence GTGGGGTTGGCGATCGCCGTGGGTAGCTTTCTCATCAGTCCTTTTTCCAAGGTTATTCCCGACCCAGTGGTGGACATTAACCCGGTCTCTACAACGGCAAGGGGCACCGAAAAAGCCGTTTTTGCCGGGGGCTGTTTTTGGGGACTGGAGGCCATGTTTGAGGAAGTGCGGGGTGTTAAGGATGTGCAAACCGGCTACAGCGGCGGCACTGAAGCCACGGCCAACTATGCCAGGGTGAGTGGTGGCGGCACGGACCATGCGGAATCCATTGAAATTGTTTATGACCCCGCCCAGGTAAGTTACGGCGAACTGCTGAAAATTTTCTTTTCCGTCGGCCATGACCCCACCCAAGTTAACCGCCAGGGCGTAGACCAGGGTCGTCAATATCGTTCGGCCATTTTTGCCACCACTCCTGAGCAAAAGCAGGTGGCCCAAGCTTACATTGACCAACTAGAGGAAAGTCAGGCCTTTGACCAGGCGATCGCCACGGAGGTGAATGACTTTGATGCCTTTTATCCAGCGGAGGATTATCACCAGGATTTTGTCCAACGGAATCCGGCCCATCCCTATGTGTTGGTCCATGATTTGCCCAAACTCCGAAAATTTCGTCAGCAGTATAGCGATAAATTAAAAGCCCAAAGTTAG